GCGTGCTCCATAGCGCCACCGCCGCTTCCCAGTCGGCGCCCTTGGGCGCGAACGGACGGCCCTGCACGTAGGCAATGGTCTTTTCGTCCACCGCCACCATGCCCACGCGCGCACCGGCCTCGATGGACATGTTGCAGATGGTCATGCGGCCTTCCATCGACAGCGCGCGGATCGCGCTGCCGGCAAATTCCAATGCATGGCCGTTGCCGCCGGCAGTGCCGATCCTGCCGATCACCGCCAGCACGATGTCCTTGGCAGTCACGCCGAACGGTAACGTGCCTTCGACACGTACCTGCAGGTTCTTCATCTTCTTGGCGATCAGGCATTGCGTGGCGAGCACATGCTCGACCTCGGAGGTGCCGATGCCGTGCGCCAGCGCGCCGAATGCGCCGTGCGTGGAGGTGTGCGAATCGCCGCAGACCACCGTCATGCCCGGCAGCGTGGCGCCCTGCTCGGGGCCGACCACGTGCACGATGCCCTGGCGGGTGTCGTTCATCTTGAACTCCAAGATGCCGAAATCGTCGCAGTTCTCGTCCAGCGTCTGCACCTGCAGGCGCGAGACTTCGTCGGAGATCGACTCCAACCCGCCCTGGCGCTCGGCACGGGTGGTGGGCACGTTGTGGTCGGGGGTGGCGATGTTGGCATCGATGCGCCACGGCGTGCGCCCGGCCAGGCGCAGACCCTCGAAGGCTTGCGGCGAGGTGACTTCATGCAGGATGTGGCGGTCGATGTAGATCAGCGACGAGCCGTCGTCACGGCGGGCGACCTCGTGCATTTCCCACAATTTGTCGTACAGCGTCTTGGCGGTCATCGCGGCGATCCGAAAGCGGGTGGCGGAGGGTGGGTGCGCCCACCTGGCTGTTTTCGATGCTAGGAGCTTGCCATGGATAACGCAAATTCATATTGTTTATTCAGCAAATGAATTTCAGGAATAGCAATGGATCTCGCCAGTCTCAATGCTTTCGTGGCCATTGCCGAGAGCGGCAGCTTTTCTGCGGCCGGCGAGGCCTTGCATCTGACCCAGCCGGCGGTGAGCAAGCGCATCGCCTTGCTGGAGGGGCAACTGTCCGCGCGGCTGTTCGATCGCCTGGGCCGCCAGGTGGTGCTGACCGAAGCCGGGCAGGCCTTGCTGCCGCGCGCCCAACGCATCCTTGCCGAACTGGAAGACACCCGCCGCGTCCTGGAACACCTGGGCGCGGCGGTCGGCGGACGGCTCAGCCTGGCCACCAGCCACCATGTCGGCCTGCATCGGCTTCCTGCGTTGCTACGCAACTTCGCCACGCAGCACCCACAGGCGGCGCTGGAGATCCAGTTCCTGGACTCGGAACTGGCCTACGCGGCAGTGCTGCGTGGCGAGGTGGAACTGGCGGTGACCACGCTGGCGCCGCAGACGCGTGCGCCGCTGCGCGCGCAGCCGATCTGGCACGACCGCCTGCAGTTCGTGGTGGCGCCGGATCACCCATTGGCCGCCCTGCGCGAGGTGGCGCTGGAGGATGTGGTGGCGCATCCGGCGGTGCTGCCGGACCCGGGCACCTTCACCCACCGCATCGTGGCCGGGCTGTTCGCCGAGCGCGGTCTGGTGCCGCAGCTGCGCATGACCACCAACTACCTGGAGACGATCAAGATGCTGGTGTCGGTGGGGCTGGCCTGGAGCGTGCTGCCCGAGCGCATGATCGACCATCAGATCGTGGCGCTGCCGCTGGCCGATGTCGCGCTCGCGCGCGAGCTGGGCTGCGTGACGCATGGCGGGCGTACCTTGTCGCGTGCCGCGCAAGCGTTCGTTGCGTTGCTGCAGGCGCAGGCGGAGCGGCCGTGACACGGTCGAGGTTGCGGCATGATCGAGCGCACCGCTACTGATCGACCAGCCGATCGCGCCCCTGGCGCTTGGCCTGGTACAGCCGGCGGTCTGCCAACGCGAGCAGTTCGCGCCGGGTGGGCGCTTCGTCGCTCATCGCCATGCCCATGCTGGCGGTACACCGCACCACGATGCCCTGGGCCTGCACTTCGATCGCTGCCAAGCGCTGCCGCATCTGCTCGAACAGCGCGCGGGCCTGCGCCGCATCCAGCCCGGTGGTGGCCAGCAGGAACTCTTCGCCGCCATGGCGCGCAGCAAAACACTGCGCCTGATCCTGGTCGCTCAACGCCTCGCCCAGCGCGCTGAGTACCGCATCGCCCACGTCGTGGCCGTACTCGTCGTTGATGCGCTTGAAGTGATCGATATCCATCAATGCCAACGCCAGCGTGGCGCCGCCGCTGCGCGCCTGCTGGAACCACTGCTGCAGCACGCGCTCGGCCTCGCGCCGGTTCGGCAGCGCGGTCAATACGTCGTGGCTGGCACGGTATTCGAGCTGGCGCATCAACGCCTCGCGTTCCTGGCTGGCCTGCTGCAGGGCGACATTCTTGTCGCTCAATTCGCGGGTGCGTCGGTCGATCACGGTATTGAGCTCGCGCTGACGGCGCCGGTAGCTGGCCGTGCGCCAGAGGTAAAAGCCGTAGATCAGGCTGCCCAGCGCAAGCACGCCCAGCGCGATCACCTCGCGACGGCGCCACCACGGCGGTGCCAGCGTGATGACCAGGCTCGATTCCCCGAGCAAGGCAGTCTGCCGCCAATCCACCGGCAACGACATCGCCTGCACGCGGAAGCGGAAGCGGCCCGGCGGCAGGTTGGTATACACCGCCTCGGTAGCGTTGTCGGCGTCCACCCAGTCAGGATCGAAGCCTTCCAGCCGATAGCGGTAACGCACCTTGTCCGGCCCGCGAAAATTCAGGCCCGCATAGCCGATGGCGATACGCCGGGTTTCCGCGCCCAGCAAATGCTGGCCGCTCAGCGGCTGCACCATGCCATCGACCAGCAGGCGTTCGAACACGATCGGCACGCGATGGCCTTGCAAGGTGCCGACCCGCGCCGGATCGATCACGCCAAGACCGGCAGAGGTGGGGAACAGCAACTGTCCGGACAGCGTCAGCCAGCCGGCCGGTGCGCTGCTGCCATTGCCCTGGTTGCTGGGCATGCCATCGCTGCGATCCACCACCTCCACGCTCAGTTGCTGGCGGGTGCCGGCATCGATCTGGTCGAAGTCGCTGCGGGCGATGCGGAACACGCCATGGTTGCTCGACAGCCACAGATAGCCGCGGCCGTCGTCGATCACGCGAAACACCTTGTCGCGTGGCAGCCCGACACGGTGGTCGTAGACCTGGAAGCGCTCGCCGCGCAAGCGCAGCAGGCCGCGATCGCTGGCAATCCACAGATCGCCGCTCGCATCGCGCAGGAAGTCGAAGGCGTTCTGCCCGGGGAAATCCTGCTCGCCCAGCCACGCACGGGTGCTGCCGCCCGGCGACAGCCCGGTCATGCCGCGGTCGGTACCGATCCACACGATGCCCTGCGCATCGCGATACAACGCCTGCACCGACCCGTCGGGCACGCCATCGGCTGCGGTGTAGCGGCGTGCCTTGCCGTCGCGCCAGCGCACCAACCCGCCAGTGGTGCCGATCCACAGATCCTCGCCATCGGGCAGCACCGCACGCACCGACAGCGACGGCAGCCCATCGCCCGCACCGATGCGCACCACCACCTTGCCCTGCGCATCCAGCCGCAGCACCCCCTGGCTATAGGTGCCGGCCCACACCCCGCCATCGCCGGCATCGGCCAGCGACAGCACCGACTGCTCCAGCACGCGGCCACCTTCGGTCGGCAGCAGCGACACACGGCTGATCTGGCCATCGCGCCAGCGATCCAGGCCCACCGCGCTCCCCACCCACACGGTGCCGTCGCTGGTCTGCAACACCGTGCGCACGTAATCCGAGGCAAGCCCGTCGTCCTGGGTGATGCCATGCGCGGCGCCTTCGGCGATGCGGAACAGGCCATGCGTGCTGCCGACCCAGATCAGGCCCTCGGCATCTTCCAGCAACGCCGGGCTGGCGACCCCGGAGATCGACACCTGCTCATCGGGCACGCCCGCGCCGCTGTGCACCACCAGCGTACCGCTGGGCATGCTCATCCACAGATGTCCGCGCCGATCCAGCAACAAGGCATCCACCCGCTGGCCCTGACGAAACCGTTGCAACCCACCGCCGCGGCTCCACCACCACACGCCGTCGTCGCCGGCGACCAGCAAGCCGCCCTGGCGATCGTTGGCAAGCCGGCGCACCGGCACATTCCGCATCCCATGCTCCTGGCCCCAGACAACCGCCGGGCCACCGGCACGCGGCAGCAGGAACAACCCGGCTTCGGTGCCCACCCAGAGATCGCCAGTGTCGTCGGTGGACAAGGCGGTGATGCGCGCGCGCGGCAAGCCGGACTGGCGGCCGACATCGACCAGCCGCCCGTCCGGCTCGATCCGGTACAGCGTCTGCGGCGTGCCCACCCACAGCGCGCCATCGGCCCGGCGCAACAGGGCACTCACCGCCAAGTGGCGTGCCGAGGCATCGCCCAGCTGCTGCCAGTTGCCGTCCTTGTAGCGATACACGCCGTCGAAGGCGGTGCCGAACAACATGCCGCCCGCGCTGTCACGCAGCACCACGAACACGCCGCCCAGTTCCACGCCCGGCGTGTTCTGGCGGTCGTACACGGTGAAATCGCGGCCGTTGAAGCGCGCCACGCCTTCCCAGGTTCCCAGCCAGATCAACCCGTCTTCGCCCTGGGCCACCGCATGCACCAGGTTGTGCGGCAGGCCGTCGTCCATATTCCAGCGCGTGACGGTGTGGTAGGCGGTGTGCTCCAGCGGCTGCGCGGCGGCGGGCTGCATGCCGGGCAGGCCGCAGCAGACCACGCACCAGAGCCACGCAATCGCCATCCGCAGCACGCGTGTGCCGCGGAGGCTGGATGCCTGCGGTTGCCCCCCCACCCTGTCCACGCTCCCCCGTTCCCCTCGTCCGTGCCATTGGAGATGCCTGCCGGTATGCACGGGCAGGCGCCGGGCCAATCTAGCACCGGGGTTTTATCGCTGCCCTAGGTACATCCCCCACAGCTGCCGGGCGCACCATGACACCGGGCGCATCCGCAGGAACAAGTGATAGACAATCACTATTGGCGATGCCCGGGCCAGCGTAAAGACGGCGCGGCTGGCGGCGATCGCACGGGATCTTCCGGGGTGCCATCCACCGGGCGAACGGTGGTGGCGCCCGCAGGGCGTTGGCAGCGGCGCTGATGCATTCAGCCCACCGAGTATAAATATAGAACCCGATGGTCTAGTATTGACCGCATGTCCAGCTCGCCCCCACTCAAGTCCAAGGCCAGGAGCAACGGCCCTGGGCGTCCCAAGGATCTTGGGAAACGCGCCGCCATTCTTGGGGCGGCCCGTACGCTGTTCATGGAGCAAGGCTATGCCGGGGTAAGCATGGATGGGATCGCCGCGCTGGCTGGCGTCTCCAAGCTCACCGTCTATAGCCACTTCGGCGACAAGGAAAGCCTGTTTTCCGAGGCGATCCGTGCGCAGTGCCAGGAGATGATGCCCGACGACCTGTTCGATCATGCGCCCAAGGGCGCGCTGCGCGACCAGTTGATCGAGATCGCCCATGCGTTCTTCGCCATGGTCAGCACCGAATCGGCCATCTCCACCCACCGCATGATGATGGCGCCGGGTACCGGCGACGTGCATGTGCGCGAGATGTTCTGGGATGCCGGCCCCAAGCGGACCCAGCAGGCGCTGGCGGCCTTCCTGGCCGCGCGCGTGGCCGATGGCCAGCTGGACATTGCCGATTTGCCGCGCGCCGCCTCGCAATTCTTCAGCCTGCTCAAGGGCGAGCTGTACGCCCTGATGATGTGCGGCCTGCACGGCCAGCCCACGCAGGCGCAGGTGAACGAGCACATCGATTCCAGCGTGGATTTCTTCCTGAGGGCGTATGTGCCGCGCTGATTGCCCCCGGCCTTTGGTGGCGATGACTTCCGGCACTGCGCCGGTGATCGGTGCGCAGCGATGCTAGATGCACCAGTTGCCCCGTGCACCGGTAAAATGCTCGCCCCACCGCGTTGGATAACCGCACCATGACGATCGATTTCACCCAGGCCCGCGAAAAGATGGTCGAACAGCAGATCCGGCCGTGGGACGTGCTGGACCTGCGCGTGCTCGACGTGCTGGCGCGCCTGCCGCGCGAAGCCTTCGTGCCGGAGGCCTACAAGACCCTGGCCTATGTCGATGTGGAGATTCCGCTGTCGGCCGGCCACAAGATGATGAAGCCGGTGGTCGAAGGCCGCATGTTGCAGGCGCTGGATCTGCAGCCGGGCGAAGACGTGCTGGAAATCGGCACCGGCAGCGGGTTTTCCACCGCCTGCCTGGCCGCGCTGGCCCGCGAAGTGGTCAGCCTGGAGATCGACCCGGCGCTGGCCGCCGCGGCACGCACCAATCTCGACACTGCCGGCCTCGGCAGCAACGTGCGCATCGAAACCGCCGATGTCTTCGGCTGGCAGAGCGAGCGCCGCTTCGACGCCATCTGCGTGACCGGCGCGGTCGATACGCTGCCTGCCCAGTGGCTGCAGTGGCTGCGCCCGAATGGCCGGCTGTTCGTCGTCCGCGGTCACGATCCGGTCATGGAAGCGGTCCTGGTCCGTGGCGAGGTCAACGCCCCGCGCATCGAATCGTTGTTCGAAACCGACCTCGCCTATCTCCAGGGCGCCGCACCAACGCCCCGATTCCAATTCTGATTCCCAAGGAAGCTCCCCGATGATCCGCCGATCCCTCGCCCTGGCCCTGGCCGCCGTCCTGTCACCGATGGCAGCGCATGCCACCGATCTGCTGCAGGTCTACGAAATGGCCCGCAACGGCGATCCGCAGCTGGCCGTGGCCGAGTCCACCCGGCTGGTGAATCGGGAGGGCGAAGTGCAGGCGCGTGCGGCGTTGTTGCCGCAGATCAACGGTGGCTACGACTACAGCAAATCGCACCGCGAAATCGAAGGCCAGGATGGCCGTATCACCACCTCGTCGCGCTCCACCCAGGTGCAAGGCTCGCAGACGATCTTCAACTGGTCGCAGTTCGCCACCTTGCGTGCGCAACGCGAAGTGGCCAAGGCGGCCGATTTCACGCTCGCGTCGGCCAACAACGACCTGATCACCCGCACCTCGGCAGCGTATTTCCAGGTGCTGGTGGGTATCGAATCGCTGGCGGCTGCAGAAACCAACGAAGCGGCGGCCAAGAAGCAGTTCGACTACGCCGACAAGCGCCTTGAAGTGGGCCTTGCGCCGATCACCGACGTACACGAAGCCCGCGCCCAGTACGACCAGGCACGCGCCGACACCATCAACGCACGCAACACGCTGAAGGATTACTACCAGGCACTGACCGAACTCACCGGCCAACCGGTAGTGGGCCTGCGCGCGCTGCCGGAAGATTTCCGTCCCGAAGTGCCTGCCGCCTACAGCAATGTGGATCAGCTGGTCGCCAGCGCGATCGCCGACAACCCGGCATTGAAGGCGCAGCAGCTACAGGTCAGCGCAGCAGAGGCACAGGTCAATGCCGCGCGTGCAGGTCACCTGCCCACGGTCAGCCTGACCGGCAGCATTGGCCGTAGCAATAGCTGGGGTACCGGCGCCGCTGAAAGCGGCGTGTTCACCACGCAGGGCCGCGATATCGATACCGATTCGGTCGGCATCAGCGTGTCCATCCCGATCTTCGCTGGCGGTGCCACGCAATCGGCCGTGCGTCAGGCGCTGTCGCGGCGCGATATCCAGCAGGACACCTACGAGCAGC
The window above is part of the Xanthomonas campestris pv. badrii genome. Proteins encoded here:
- a CDS encoding LysR family transcriptional regulator; its protein translation is MDLASLNAFVAIAESGSFSAAGEALHLTQPAVSKRIALLEGQLSARLFDRLGRQVVLTEAGQALLPRAQRILAELEDTRRVLEHLGAAVGGRLSLATSHHVGLHRLPALLRNFATQHPQAALEIQFLDSELAYAAVLRGEVELAVTTLAPQTRAPLRAQPIWHDRLQFVVAPDHPLAALREVALEDVVAHPAVLPDPGTFTHRIVAGLFAERGLVPQLRMTTNYLETIKMLVSVGLAWSVLPERMIDHQIVALPLADVALARELGCVTHGGRTLSRAAQAFVALLQAQAERP
- a CDS encoding protein-L-isoaspartate O-methyltransferase family protein is translated as MTIDFTQAREKMVEQQIRPWDVLDLRVLDVLARLPREAFVPEAYKTLAYVDVEIPLSAGHKMMKPVVEGRMLQALDLQPGEDVLEIGTGSGFSTACLAALAREVVSLEIDPALAAAARTNLDTAGLGSNVRIETADVFGWQSERRFDAICVTGAVDTLPAQWLQWLRPNGRLFVVRGHDPVMEAVLVRGEVNAPRIESLFETDLAYLQGAAPTPRFQF
- the leuC gene encoding 3-isopropylmalate dehydratase large subunit codes for the protein MTAKTLYDKLWEMHEVARRDDGSSLIYIDRHILHEVTSPQAFEGLRLAGRTPWRIDANIATPDHNVPTTRAERQGGLESISDEVSRLQVQTLDENCDDFGILEFKMNDTRQGIVHVVGPEQGATLPGMTVVCGDSHTSTHGAFGALAHGIGTSEVEHVLATQCLIAKKMKNLQVRVEGTLPFGVTAKDIVLAVIGRIGTAGGNGHALEFAGSAIRALSMEGRMTICNMSIEAGARVGMVAVDEKTIAYVQGRPFAPKGADWEAAVALWSTLVSDPDAHFDTVVELRAEDIKPQVSWGTSPEMVLAVDQRVPDPAVEQDPTKRDSIERALKYMGLRANQPITEIRLDRVFIGSCTNSRIEDLRAAAAVAKGRKVASTIKQALVVPGSGLVKAQAEAEGLDKVFLDAGFEWREPGCSMCLAMNPDKLGSGEHCASTSNRNFEGRQGAGGRTHLVSPAMAAAAAVSGHFVDVRDLQGIENRE
- a CDS encoding TolC family outer membrane protein; translation: MIRRSLALALAAVLSPMAAHATDLLQVYEMARNGDPQLAVAESTRLVNREGEVQARAALLPQINGGYDYSKSHREIEGQDGRITTSSRSTQVQGSQTIFNWSQFATLRAQREVAKAADFTLASANNDLITRTSAAYFQVLVGIESLAAAETNEAAAKKQFDYADKRLEVGLAPITDVHEARAQYDQARADTINARNTLKDYYQALTELTGQPVVGLRALPEDFRPEVPAAYSNVDQLVASAIADNPALKAQQLQVSAAEAQVNAARAGHLPTVSLTGSIGRSNSWGTGAAESGVFTTQGRDIDTDSVGISVSIPIFAGGATQSAVRQALSRRDIQQDTYEQQKRALDRNTRNAYQTVVAGISEVEARRLAVVSAQAAYDASQVGLEVGTRTVLDVVQNQRTLFQAQLNYAQSRYTFLQNRLLLGQAIGKLDITDLQDVNRLLSQDAESKLQGSGSLQ
- a CDS encoding ligand-binding sensor domain-containing diguanylate cyclase, coding for MAIAWLWCVVCCGLPGMQPAAAQPLEHTAYHTVTRWNMDDGLPHNLVHAVAQGEDGLIWLGTWEGVARFNGRDFTVYDRQNTPGVELGGVFVVLRDSAGGMLFGTAFDGVYRYKDGNWQQLGDASARHLAVSALLRRADGALWVGTPQTLYRIEPDGRLVDVGRQSGLPRARITALSTDDTGDLWVGTEAGLFLLPRAGGPAVVWGQEHGMRNVPVRRLANDRQGGLLVAGDDGVWWWSRGGGLQRFRQGQRVDALLLDRRGHLWMSMPSGTLVVHSGAGVPDEQVSISGVASPALLEDAEGLIWVGSTHGLFRIAEGAAHGITQDDGLASDYVRTVLQTSDGTVWVGSAVGLDRWRDGQISRVSLLPTEGGRVLEQSVLSLADAGDGGVWAGTYSQGVLRLDAQGKVVVRIGAGDGLPSLSVRAVLPDGEDLWIGTTGGLVRWRDGKARRYTAADGVPDGSVQALYRDAQGIVWIGTDRGMTGLSPGGSTRAWLGEQDFPGQNAFDFLRDASGDLWIASDRGLLRLRGERFQVYDHRVGLPRDKVFRVIDDGRGYLWLSSNHGVFRIARSDFDQIDAGTRQQLSVEVVDRSDGMPSNQGNGSSAPAGWLTLSGQLLFPTSAGLGVIDPARVGTLQGHRVPIVFERLLVDGMVQPLSGQHLLGAETRRIAIGYAGLNFRGPDKVRYRYRLEGFDPDWVDADNATEAVYTNLPPGRFRFRVQAMSLPVDWRQTALLGESSLVITLAPPWWRRREVIALGVLALGSLIYGFYLWRTASYRRRQRELNTVIDRRTRELSDKNVALQQASQEREALMRQLEYRASHDVLTALPNRREAERVLQQWFQQARSGGATLALALMDIDHFKRINDEYGHDVGDAVLSALGEALSDQDQAQCFAARHGGEEFLLATTGLDAAQARALFEQMRQRLAAIEVQAQGIVVRCTASMGMAMSDEAPTRRELLALADRRLYQAKRQGRDRLVDQ
- a CDS encoding TetR/AcrR family transcriptional regulator, with the translated sequence MSSSPPLKSKARSNGPGRPKDLGKRAAILGAARTLFMEQGYAGVSMDGIAALAGVSKLTVYSHFGDKESLFSEAIRAQCQEMMPDDLFDHAPKGALRDQLIEIAHAFFAMVSTESAISTHRMMMAPGTGDVHVREMFWDAGPKRTQQALAAFLAARVADGQLDIADLPRAASQFFSLLKGELYALMMCGLHGQPTQAQVNEHIDSSVDFFLRAYVPR